Proteins from a genomic interval of Neovison vison isolate M4711 chromosome 4, ASM_NN_V1, whole genome shotgun sequence:
- the SLC10A5 gene encoding LOW QUALITY PROTEIN: sodium/bile acid cotransporter 5 (The sequence of the model RefSeq protein was modified relative to this genomic sequence to represent the inferred CDS: inserted 5 bases in 5 codons; deleted 3 bases in 2 codons; substituted 3 bases at 3 genomic stop codons) has translation MEEKTYVSRPRRGKERRRLGEHEQRERLLIESKLVITLLWSFVTLGEARKSFLSVLNIEKPEMLFFIKTEESGVPGSSYEDDWPNSSCLLLQIDDLKLLQVVNVTKTLSXNLVTDEDGKTAVFXLWDSEGRQGSRNVKVLKQKDGLLKAPMHIDXNILMLILPICIWCNIELQVFETVXERPLPIILGLRDFFSYATLWIAFDADLFLYIYSRVLGLSCTFHILVSKIIYILFYTXTSVGIVKCRIPEKANFLARIIRXSVLMSIGIYLTFRMFLKMVNLVVPLLGVLVPALGLLFGYSFSKISLLPLPVCKLVAIKSGMLVSXPLPLFSSFSQSKTDLASVTQFSVVMRSGCEMLLFXLFYKAKERCILIIEDKRKKKSRTIKALWNSYSE, from the exons ATGGAGGAAAAGACTTATGTCAGCCGGCCAAGGAGAG GTAAGGAGAGGAGAAGGCTTGGAGAacatgagcaaagggaaaggctGTTGATAGAAAG CAAACTTGTTATTACTCTGCTTTGGTCATTTGTGACTCTGGGAGAAGCAAGGAAGTCATTTCTCAGTGTTCTGAATATAGAAAAGCCTGAAATGCTGTTTTTCATAAAAACTGAAgaaagtggggtacctgg ATCAAGTTATGAAGATGATTGGCCAAACTCCAGCTGTCTCCTCTTGCAAATAGATGATCTTAAACTGTTGCAAGTGGTGAATGTGACAAAAACCTTAT AAAACCTAGTGACAGATGAAGATGGAAAGACAGCTGTGT AACTGTGGGATTCTGAAGGTAGGCAAggttcaagaaatgttaaagtgCTTAAACAA AAAGATGGTCTTCTTAAGGCACCAATGCATATTGATTGAAATATCCTA ATGCTTATTTTACCGATTTGCATTTGGTGCAATATTGAATTGCAGGTGTTTGAAACAGTGTGAGAGAGACCTTTGCCAATAATTCTTGGGTTacgggattttttttcttatgccaCTTTATGGATTGCCTTTGACGCAGATCTG TTCTTATACATATACAGTAGGGTGTTAGGGTTATCATGCACATTTCATATTCTtgtttctaaaattatatatatacttttttata tAACATCAGTTGGAATAGTCAAGTGTAGAATACCTGAAAAAGCAAACTTCTTGGCGAGAATAATTA ATTCCGTTTTAATGTCTATAGGGATTTATTTGACTTTTAGAATGTTTCTAAAAATGGTTAACCTAGTGGTGCCTTTATTGGGTGTCTTAGTTCCTGCTCTGGGTTTGTTGTTTGGGTActccttttctaaaatttctttgctGCCTCTTCCTGTTTGTAAACTTGTTGCTATCAAAAGTGGGATGCTAGTTTCTTAGCCCTTGCCATTATTCAGCTCTTTTTCACAGTCCAAGACCGACTTAGCTTCTGTGACTCAGTTTTCAGTGGTTATGCGTTCTGGATGTGAAATGTTACTGT CTCTTTTCTACAAGGCTAAGGAAAGATGTATCCTTATCAtagaagataaaaggaaaaagaaatcccgAACAATTAAAGCATTATGGAATTCTTACTCTGAATGA